One Rhizoctonia solani chromosome 2, complete sequence DNA segment encodes these proteins:
- a CDS encoding Retrotransposon-derived protein PEG10, translating to MEPEPSLTALLEAVTALTATVGSLQDQICNQGQQLIELKAICKETANLLGNKDQGAPPVQTQPGPLTGPVTPPTHTRGETLTPGTIRPGLKAPFRPSRGTGFDSEEEEEPRRSPKKEPCNTPKRSLSSLTPFDSGSSVKRPKMELPDPYKGDSRGRKATQWLDQMLLWVALHQDQFNEEEQMVVWILYHMTDKAADWALPLIGAIIKGKGNPPTTIPALTAKFKEAFANPDAKRAAARKIAALTQTTTTSEYVTEFRNLMAELDWNTEAYIAQFTRGLHWKVKELLSTKDNILDDNLEAIFAASIKIDNTCWENEENRPKKLPAKSPATVATTSTTTTQRVRLSEDPNYVTPEERDCRRTSGLCVKCGQKGHGIKQCPNGWKATPKETAKVAQDELEKE from the coding sequence atggaaccagagccgtcccttaccgctctccttgaggctgtcacagccctcacagccacagttgggtccctgcaggaccaaatttgcaaccaaggccaacagcttattgaactcaaggccatatgcaaggagaccgccaaCTTACTCGGcaacaaggatcaaggagctCCCCCCGTCcaaacccagcctggcccattgactgggcctgttacTCCCCCTACCCACACAAGGGGAGAAACCCTCACTCCAGGAACaattaggcctggactcaaggcccccttccgcccatcCAGGGGCacgggctttgactcagaagaagaggaagaacccaggcgatcccccaaaaaagagccttgcAATACACCTAaacggagcctcagctccctcaccccattcgattcagggtccagcgtaaagcggcccaaaatggaacttCCAGATCCCTACAAAGGAGATtccaggggaagaaaggcaacccagtggttGGACCAAATGCTGCTGTGGGTTGCACTTCATCAagaccaattcaatgaagaagaacaaatggtcgtgtggatcctgtaccacatgacagacaaggcagcTGACTGGGCACTTCCCCTCATTGGGGctattatcaagggcaagggcaatcccccaaccaccatcccggccttaacagccaaattcaaagaagcctttgccaatccagacgcaaagagggcagccgccagaaagattgccgcgcttactcagacaaccactacgtctgagtatgtcactgagttccgcaacctcatggcggaacttgactggaacactgaggcgtacattgcccagtttacgcgcggtcttcactggaaggtgaaggaactcctgtccactaAGGACAATATCCTGGATGACAATCTTGAGGCTATATTTGCTGcctcaatcaaaattgacaatactTGTTGGgaaaacgaggagaaccgTCCCAAGAAGCttcctgccaagtccccggccaccgtggccactacctccactaccaccacacaacgggtccgcctatctgaggaccccaattacgtcaccccggaggaaagagATTGCCGCCGCAcatctggcctttgtgtcaagtgcggtcagaaGGGGCATGGGATTAAACAATGCCCTaatggatggaaggccaccccCAAGGAGACCGCTAAGGTAGCCCAGGATGAGTTGGAAAAAGAATAA
- a CDS encoding Retrotransposable element Tf2 protein yields the protein MILPDFPTESIKTLVNSGATSNFISPTLVKKLKIPKTLLKNPRVVRMLDGTISQTGRIWHQVQLTVLVNDHPHTIPFLVCPIGNTPAILGMTWLTAESPLIDWQQGLVTFPEQVQIASKEEANPDPLADLPTQYHEFARVFGEEEFKVLPPHREYDIAIDLVPDAKLSPGPIYGMTDAESKALKQHIDEELATGKIRPSTSSAGAPVMFVKKADGSLRLVVDYRKLNDVTHKNVYPLPRQDDLMAKLRHAKMFTKLDLQWGYNNVRIKEGDEWKTAFCTKYGLFKYLVMPFGLTNAPAAFQHFMNDLFRDLIDVTVVIYLDNILIFSEKPKDHPTHVREVLLQLMKNQLFCKLSKCHFHVTTVDYLGIVISPAGFSMDQKKIEAVTSWPTPKTIKQVQAFLGFVNYLCRFIPNFSSVARPLHNLTRKETPWSWGNQEEEAFQELKSLVTKSPVLIHSNPELPYYLETDASGVAMGAILSQQGPDNRLHPIAYMSKSFSGAKANYDTHDKELLAIIKALEEWRIFLEATDRPIQVFTDHRNLEYWMQARTFNRRHARWRIFLSNFNFEIHYRPGKQSGKPDALSRRSDYVDSPVEPEVMLPSEVFANTSEAELEIVTEIRNRLREDPSLEPIIQFLTEDADNAPPSIWKAYWDYDWEEDLLWYCGKLVVPDSEPLKEQLLREFHNSPLAGHPGQQRTLELISRSYWWPGMKSSAKEWVEAHAPAIALKPLEVPPFPFHTISYDFITGFPKSNGYNAILVVIDSFSKFGHFIPTTKKVTAKGLADLFITHVWKLHGLPIKTVSDQGTTFTGKFLRALYQRLGIKPAFSSAYHPESDGQMERVNQFIEFYLRSYVTADHLDWATWLPLAEYAYNNARHSATGKTPFELVYRRNPVMSPSNVPANVPEADHMANTLAQEWKEAESALRMTKEKMAGLKGTTPEYSIGKKVWLDGKNVELQTNSNKLDPRRLGPFEILEKISSHAYCLKLPETLKIHNVFYVGLLSKVHKNPSQPFPERPPPETIEGEEEYKVEQIIDSKRQRGKWFYLIKWKGYGPKDNSWEPEELLEHSQEEIQRFNKLQLKKACDSAKSL from the exons ATGATACTACCAGATTTTCCGACGGAATCTATCAAAACCCTGGTCAACTCAGGGGCCACATCAAATTTCATATCCCCCACCTTAGTCAAAAAattaaaaatcccaaaaaccctactcaaaaacccacgagtagtgagaatgctagatggtaccatttcccagactggtcgcatatggcaccaggtacaACTCACGGTTTTGGTCAATGACCACCCCCACaccattcctttccttgtatgccccataggcaacaccccagcaatccttggcatgacctGGCTAACAGCAGAATCCCCCttgattgactggcaacagggcctagtcaccttccctgagcaagttcagattgcatccaaagaagaagcCAATCCAGATCCCCTTGCAGATCTCCCCACACAATACCACGAATTTGCAAGAGTGTTTGGGGAGGAGGAGTTCAAAGTACTTCCCCCGcatagggaatatgacattgccattgaccttgtcccagatgccaaactctcaCCTGGCCCaatatatggcatgactgacgcagaatccaaggcactcaagcaacatattgatgaggagctagccacgggcaaaatccgccccagcacctCATCCGCTGgtgccccagtcatgtttgtcaaaaaggcggATGGATCATTAAGACTAGTTGTGGACTAtaggaagctgaatgacgtCACCCACAAGAACGTATACCCCCTCCCAAGGCAGGATGATCTAATGGCTAAATTAAGGCACGCCAAGATGTTTACCAAGCTGGATCTACAATGGGGGTATAACAACGTCCGGATCAAAGagggagatgaatggaaaacggcattttgcaccaaatatggcctgttcaaatacctagtcatgccatttgggcttaccaatgcccccgccgcttttcagcatttcatgaacgatCTTTTCAGGGATCTTATTGATGTTACGGTGGTCATATACCTGGACAACATACTGATCTTCTCTGAGAAacccaaggaccacccaacccatgtcagggaagtcctattgcaactaatgaagaatcagttgttctgtaaattgtccaagtgccacttccatgtcacaacAGTGGATTACCTTGGCATCGTCATTTCTCCAGCTGGattctcaatggaccaaaagaagattgaggctgtCACCTCCTGGCCCACGCCCAAAACCATCAAGCAAGTTCAGGCcttccttggatttgttaACTACCTTTGCcgcttcatccccaatttcagttccGTAGCACGCCCCCTGCACAACCTcacaagaaaggaaaccccatgGTCTTGGGGCaaccaagaagaagaggcCTTCCAAGAACTGAAATCCCTGGTCACAAAGTCCCCGGTCTTGATTCATTCCAATCCTGAGctcccctactacctagagacagacgcatcaggagtagccatgggagcaattctTAGTCAGCAAGGACCAGATAACCGGTTACACCcaattgcctacatgtcTAAATCTTTCTCCGGCGCCAAGGCTaattacgacacccatgacaaggaactcctagccataatcaaggcattagaggaatggcgGATTTTCCTAGAAGCTACAGACAGGCCAATCCAGGTGTTCACAGAccatagaaacctggaatattggatgcaggcacggacgtTCAACAGAAGGCATGCACGTTGGCGGattttcctgagcaatttcaactttgaaatacactatcgcccagggaaacaatcaggaaaacccGACGCCCTTTCCAGAAGGTCAGACTACGTAGACTCCCCAGttgaaccagaagtcatgctaccgTCAGAGGTTTTTGCCAATACATCAGAGGCAGAACTTGAGattgtcacggaaatccGGAACAGGTTAAGGGAAGACCCTtccctggaacccatcatccaattcctaacAGAGGACGCAGACAATGCACCCCCCTCTATTTGGAAGGCCTATtgggattatgactgggaagaggacctcctatGGTATTGCGGGAAACTGGTGGTGccggactcagaacccctTAAGGAACAATTGCTAAGAGAATTCCACAATTCCCCACTAGCGGgccacccaggacaacaaagGACACTTGAACTGATCAGTAGGTCCTACTGGTGGCCTGGCATGAAGTCCTCAgcaaaagaatgggttga AGCCCACGCGCCGGCAATTGCCCTgaaacccctagaagtcccaccatttcctttccacaccatctcgtatgacttcatcacaggattcccaaAGTCAAATGGGTACAACGCAATTTTGGTggtcattgactccttctccaaatttggacacTTCATCCCTACCACAAAGAAAGTCACAGCTAAGGGCCTGGCAGACCTGTTCATCACGCATGTCTGGAAACTGCATGGATTGCCAATCAAGACAGTCTCGGACCAAGGAACCACCTTCACTGGGAAATTCCTGAGAGCCCTCTACCAACGTCTTGGGATCAAACCTGCTTTCTCCTCGGCCTACCATCCAGAATCAGAtggacaaatggaaagggtgaatcaattcattgagttctacctcagatctTACGTCACAGCGGATCACTTGGACTGGGCTACATGGTTGCCATTAGCGGAAtatgcctacaacaatgctaGACATTCCGCCACcggaaaaaccccctttgagttAGTTTACAGAAGAAATCCCGTGATGAGCCCATCCAACGTGCCAGcaaacgtaccagaagctgACCACATGGCTAATACCCTGGCccaggaatggaaagaagcagaGTCCGCTCTACGAATGACAAAAGAAAAAATGGCAGGATTAAAAGGAACAACACCGGAATACTCCATTGGCAagaaagtctggctggacggAAAAAATGTGGAACTACAAACCAACTCCAATAAACTAGACCCAAGGAGGTTAGGACCATTTGAAATCCtagaaaaaatctccagccacgcttATTGTCTAAAATTACCGGagaccctgaaaatccacaacgtattctacgtgGGGCTATTGTCCAAAGTCCACAAAaatccaagccaaccattcccagaacgacctccccctgaaacaatagagggagaagaggaatacaaggtagaacaaatcattgactccaaaaggcaacggggtaaatggttttacttaatcaaatggaaaggatatggaccCAAAgataactcatgggaaccagaggaactACTTGAGCATAGTCaggaggagatccaacgcttcaacaagttgcaactgaaaaaggcttgtgactccgccaagagcctttaa
- a CDS encoding Retrotransposon-derived protein PEG10, which produces MELEPSLAALLEAVTALTATVGSLQDQIKSQGKQITQLTAICKETNDLVGDKDQGGAQTKPGPSTGPVTPPTHSGGETHTPGTVRPGLKAPFRPSKGTGFDSEEEEEPRRPKKEPQGTPRRSLSSLTPFDAGSSVKRPKMDLPDPYKGDTRGRKATQWLDRMLLWVALHRDQFDEEEQMVVWILYHMTDKAADWALPIIGTIIKGKGNPPTTIPALTAKFKEAFDDPNAKRAAARKIAALTQTTTTSEYVTEFRNLMAELDWNTEAYIAQFVCGLHWKVKELLSTKDNIPDDDLEAIFAASIKIDNIRRENEENRPKKAPAKSPVTATTSTTTTRVRLSEDPNYVTPEERDCRRASGLCVKCGQKGHGIKQCPNGWKATIKEVAKIAQDSESGKD; this is translated from the coding sequence atggaactgGAGCCGtcccttgccgctctcctcgaggctgtcacagccctcacagccacagtcgggtccttgcaggaccaaatcaaatcacaaggcaagcaaatcacACAGCTCAccgccatatgcaaggagaccaacgaccttgttggtgacaaggaccagggcggagcccaaaccaagcctggcccatcgactgggcctgtcacccctcctacccactcaggaggggaaacccacactccaggcacggttaggcctgggctcaaagcTCCTTTCCGCCCTTCAAAAGGAACAGGATTTGActccgaagaggaagaagagccaAGGAGACCCAAGAAAGAGCCTCAGGGAACGCCTAGGCGATCCCTCAGTTCCCTCACTCCCTTcgacgcagggtccagcgtaaaaaggcccaagatggaccttcCCGACCCCTATAAaggagacaccaggggacgcaaggccacACAATGGCTGGACCGCATGCTGCTCTGGGTAGCCCTTCACAGGGACCAATTCGACGAAGAGgagcaaatggttgtgtggatactctaccacatgactgataaggctgccgactgggctctccctatcatagggaccatcatcaagggcaagggaaacccCCCTActaccatcccggccttaacggccaaattcaaagaggcgTTTGACGACCCCAACGCTAAACGGGcagccgccaggaagattgccgcgctcactcagacaaccaccacgtctgaaTACGTCActgagttccgcaatcttatggcggaacttgattggaacactgaggcgtacattgcccagtttgtttgcggtcttcactggaaagtaaaggaactcctgtccaccaaggacaatatccccGACGACGACCTTGAGGCTATATTCGCTGCCTCTATCAAGATTGATAATATTCGTCGGgagaatgaggagaaccgcccgaAGAAGGCgcccgccaagtccccggtcaccgcgaccacctccaccaccacaacaagggtccgcctatctgaggaccccaactatgtcaccccggaggaaagggactgTCGCCGCGCTTCAGGCCTGTGTGTCAAGTGTGGCCAAAAGGGGCACgggatcaaacaatgccccaacggatggaaggccacgATCAAGGAAGTGGCCAAGATAGCCCAGGATTctgaatcgggaaaagattga
- a CDS encoding adaptin amino-terminal region protein, whose product MSSGFDDLTLCQDQTAANFQATPSTSMAACHSAFEKQQEKDTIPIYNSHPYKRTDISIQLFHLVFDFFYNLDGGDK is encoded by the exons ATGTCTTCTGGCTTTGATGATCTCACACTTT GCCAAGATCAAACAGCTGCAAACTTCCAGGCTACCCCATCCACTTCAATGGCTGCCTGTCACTCTGCCTTTGAAAAGCAACAAGAAAAGGATACTATTCCCATTTACAACAGCCACCCATATAAGCGTACAGACATCTCAATTCAGCTTTTCCACCTGGTCTTTGATTTTTTTTACAACTTGGATGGAGGAGACAAATGA
- a CDS encoding Chitin synthase III catalytic subunit, protein MSLPPFGAFRPLCRSVPSYPICNLFTRQLFTDHREILDQYGFNQDVSGVGVNPQCAIPQATAGSGAGQNGGGGVGLGNIANVIACGVSMIFVIFLIARCSRRKAAVGRVELRAFLILYLLTLPFQLLDTGALLKQATVQLSILTAVHMGLIATTFWMLLGNAIVATQVVEDGTMASLVPFYAFSLFFFAGTTYISLDTAFTFTDAFRLGTGGASGEPIENLTNIPLFVLTSVWPAAATFFYFLIMTYVVLGVLREMRPFFYYAAAAFFFVLSQLGYFLLSKIVCRGTSAKLDASFAATILETAAVGMLYLAWRSITEESWDEPW, encoded by the exons ATGAGCCTCCCCCCATTCGGAGCTTTCAGGCCTCTGTGCCGGAGCGTTCCCTCCTATCCCATCTGCAACCTCTTCACCAGACAA TTATTCACTGACCATCGTGAGATCTTGGATCAATACGGCTTCAACCAGGATGTATCCGGTGTTGGAGTCAATCCCCAGTGCGCAATCCCACAGGCTACGGCTGGCTCGGGTGCCGGCCAGAACGGCGGCGGTGGGGTCGGACTCGGCAACATCGCCAATGTCATCGCTTGTGGAGTCAGTATGATATTTGTGATATTCCTCATTGCCAGGTGCTCCAGACGCAAGGCAGCTGTCG GCCGTGTCGAGTTGCGAGCCTTCCTCATCCTCTACCTTTTAACATTGCCGTTCCAACTACTCGATACGGGTGCATTACTGAAACAAGCGACGGTTCAACTATCAATTCTCACAGCTGTTCACATG GGTTTAATCGCAACCACATTTTGGATGCTACTCGGCAATGCTATCGTCGCAACACAAGTCGTCGAGGACGGCACAATGGCCAGCTTGGTG CCGTTTTATGCGTTTTCGCTATTCTTTTTTGCCGGCACAACATACATTTCTCTCGACACTGCGTTCACGTTCACGGACGCGTTCCGGCTCGGAACTGGGGGAGCATCGGGCGAGCCCATTGAAAACTTGACGAATATTCCTTTGTTTGTGTTGACAAGCGTCTGGCCGGCTGC TGCAACGTTCTTCTATTTCCTCATCATGACATATGTGGTGCTTGGTGTTCTCAGAGAAATGCGTCCTTTCT TCTACTACGCTGCAGCTGCCTTCTTCTTCGTTCTCTCCCAATTGGGCTACTTCCTGTTATCAAAGATTGTTTGCCGAGGAACTTCCGCGAAGCTCGACGCCTCATTCGCAGCCACGATTCTCGAG ACGGCAGCAGTAGGGATGCTCTACCTCGCATGGCGCAGCATAACAGAAGAGTCATGGGATGAGCCCTGGTAG